Proteins encoded within one genomic window of Pigmentiphaga sp. H8:
- a CDS encoding hydantoinase/oxoprolinase family protein, translating to MMDAPVHRYRLGVDVGGTHTDLVVLDVATGELMVEKVSSTPENPALGVLNGVARFVERGVDVRRMEFFAHGTTITTNALLESRGARVGLLITQGYRAVQEVQNQARDGNLFDYFYAKPEPIAPQRLTREIPERSDHAGNVLVTLDHDAVRQAARELREAGVESIAVCFLFSFMNPAHEETARRLIHEVWPEVHVSLSSEVLPRIREWPRLSTTLLNAYLEPVLVRYIAHLNKGLDESRLGTQQRFLMQSNGGVMPFTAAVGGGKTVHTLLSGPAAGAQASAYLAESHAQRGLVTLDMGGTSADIAFIEGGIPLEVTEGSIARRQVDVPALDMTTISAGGGSIAWVDGSGFLAIGPRSAGATPGPACYGRGGTEPAVTDADLVCGCLNPDYFLGGSQGLDVAASHAAIESRIAQPLGMTVIEAAVGIRRIVDMRMADEVRVFAARRGVDLTSFTLLPFGGAGAVHAAAVAEELGIRHILVPPRPGAFSALGLLCTDVVHDYIRSDLKPLADLEAGHVESVFRQLEDKAREELAAEDMDVRSARFLREMDLRYTGQGYELRTSLDGLYQDQVNAATLAAARQRFDERHAQIHGHAAANRPVEVVSYRLRVRVAVPKYQPREQPGGTPRPAADALKGRRQLYFAGPEALDASVYERDRLDVGAVIAGPAIVEQFDATTIVPPGWTGRVDGYHNLMLEHGEA from the coding sequence ATGATGGACGCTCCCGTGCATCGCTATCGCCTGGGCGTGGACGTAGGCGGCACGCATACCGACCTGGTGGTGCTGGACGTGGCCACCGGCGAACTGATGGTGGAAAAGGTTTCCAGCACCCCCGAGAACCCGGCGCTGGGCGTGCTGAACGGCGTGGCGCGCTTCGTCGAACGCGGCGTGGACGTCCGCCGCATGGAATTCTTCGCGCACGGCACGACCATCACCACCAACGCGCTGCTGGAATCCCGCGGCGCCCGCGTCGGCCTGCTGATCACCCAGGGCTACCGCGCCGTACAGGAAGTGCAGAACCAGGCGCGTGACGGCAACCTGTTCGACTATTTCTACGCCAAGCCCGAGCCCATCGCGCCGCAGCGGCTCACGCGCGAAATTCCCGAGCGTTCGGACCATGCCGGCAACGTGCTCGTGACGCTGGACCATGACGCCGTGCGGCAGGCGGCACGCGAACTGCGCGAGGCGGGCGTCGAATCGATCGCCGTCTGTTTCCTGTTCTCGTTCATGAACCCGGCCCACGAGGAAACCGCCCGCCGCCTGATCCATGAGGTATGGCCCGAGGTCCACGTATCGCTGTCCAGCGAGGTGCTGCCGCGCATCCGCGAATGGCCGCGGCTGTCCACCACCTTGCTCAACGCCTATCTGGAGCCGGTCCTGGTACGCTACATCGCCCACCTGAACAAGGGGCTGGACGAGTCCCGCCTGGGCACGCAGCAGCGCTTCCTGATGCAATCCAACGGCGGCGTGATGCCGTTCACCGCCGCGGTGGGCGGCGGCAAGACGGTCCATACGCTGTTGTCCGGGCCCGCCGCCGGCGCCCAGGCCAGCGCCTACCTGGCCGAATCGCACGCGCAGCGCGGACTGGTGACGCTGGACATGGGCGGCACCAGCGCCGACATCGCCTTCATCGAAGGCGGCATTCCGCTGGAAGTCACCGAGGGCAGCATCGCCCGCCGCCAGGTGGACGTGCCGGCGCTGGACATGACGACCATCTCCGCCGGTGGCGGGTCGATCGCCTGGGTCGACGGATCGGGCTTCCTGGCGATCGGCCCCCGCAGCGCCGGCGCCACCCCCGGCCCGGCCTGCTACGGACGCGGCGGCACCGAACCGGCCGTGACCGACGCCGACCTGGTGTGCGGCTGCCTGAATCCCGACTACTTCCTGGGCGGCTCGCAAGGCCTGGACGTCGCGGCCTCGCACGCGGCCATCGAAAGCCGCATCGCCCAGCCGCTGGGCATGACGGTGATCGAGGCAGCGGTCGGCATCCGCCGCATCGTCGACATGCGCATGGCCGACGAGGTGCGCGTGTTCGCGGCCCGGCGCGGCGTCGACCTGACCTCGTTCACGCTGCTGCCCTTCGGCGGGGCCGGCGCGGTGCATGCGGCCGCGGTGGCCGAGGAACTGGGCATCCGCCACATCCTGGTGCCGCCCCGGCCGGGCGCGTTCTCGGCGCTGGGCCTGCTGTGCACCGACGTGGTCCACGACTACATCCGCTCCGACCTGAAGCCGCTGGCCGACCTCGAAGCCGGGCACGTCGAATCGGTATTCCGGCAACTGGAGGACAAGGCGCGCGAGGAACTGGCCGCCGAAGACATGGACGTGCGTTCGGCCCGTTTCCTGCGCGAGATGGACTTGCGCTACACCGGCCAGGGCTATGAACTGCGTACGTCGCTCGACGGCCTGTACCAGGACCAGGTGAATGCGGCCACGCTGGCGGCGGCGCGGCAGCGCTTCGACGAGCGGCATGCGCAGATCCACGGGCATGCGGCAGCCAACCGGCCGGTGGAAGTGGTGAGCTACCGCCTGCGCGTGCGCGTGGCGGTACCCAAGTACCAGCCGCGGGAGCAGCCGGGCGGCACGCCGCGCCCGGCCGCCGACGCGCTGAAAGGCCGGCGCCAGCTTTACTTTGCCGGCCCGGAGGCGCTGGACGCGTCCGTCTACGAGCGCGATCGCCTGGACGTGGGCGCCGTCATCGCCGGCCCCGCCATCGTCGAACAGTTCGACGCCACGACCATCGTGCCGCCGGGCTGGACCGGCCGCGTCGATGGCTATCACAACCTGATGCTCGAACACGGAGAAGCCTGA
- a CDS encoding hydantoinase B/oxoprolinase family protein: protein MDAITVQILRNKVASLVDEMHYHFYRSGYSSIIRESRDFSCVILDREGRLIVAPPMFFHAPVYRHLVGRIRALYDGGENGAIHDGDVFVSNHPYEGGLPHVSDMAFVAPVFAGGEIVAFAGSIAHKADVGGTVPGSTSANATEMYQEGLLLPPLKIHAAGQALPDVERLILANSRQPELVRGDVRAQIAITKMGAARVAELCERFGSDTLTTAFAAILKGAADELRAALAALPAGTASAEGLFDSDGIDIDKPVRLAVTITVEDGSAHFDFSDSGPQARGPINLRPPMVEACVFYSLLGSLGPHLHFNDGMRDVLTFTYAPRTVTNSEAPAPVSNYQMTNLKLVDVIIEALAHFNPGRAAANAGSSSALGILWSRGRQGQSNLQYEIMGSAYGGGMGHDGASATATHLSNLHITPIEILESENPCRIRRFELVADSGGAGQWRGGLSYQREYELLEDAVVIRRFDRARHAPNGLNGGAAGSRSRFVLRPGTDAQHEATQSGRFELKAGDRFVLQSAGGGGFGDPARRSPAAVAADVAEGYVSATAAREQYGQSLSSSFDNARNP, encoded by the coding sequence ATGGATGCCATTACCGTCCAGATCCTGCGCAACAAGGTCGCCAGCCTGGTCGACGAAATGCACTACCATTTCTATCGGTCGGGCTACTCGTCCATCATCCGCGAATCGCGCGACTTCAGCTGCGTCATCCTGGACCGCGAGGGCCGCCTGATCGTCGCCCCGCCCATGTTCTTCCACGCTCCGGTGTACCGCCATCTGGTGGGCCGCATCCGGGCCCTGTACGACGGCGGCGAGAACGGCGCCATCCACGACGGCGACGTGTTCGTGTCCAACCATCCCTACGAGGGCGGACTGCCGCACGTGTCGGACATGGCCTTCGTGGCGCCGGTGTTCGCCGGCGGCGAGATCGTGGCATTCGCCGGCTCCATCGCCCACAAGGCCGACGTGGGCGGCACCGTACCGGGCTCGACCTCGGCCAACGCCACCGAGATGTACCAGGAAGGCCTGCTGCTGCCGCCGCTGAAGATCCACGCGGCGGGCCAGGCCCTGCCCGACGTCGAGCGCCTGATCCTGGCCAACAGCCGTCAACCCGAGCTGGTGCGCGGCGACGTACGGGCACAGATCGCCATCACGAAGATGGGCGCGGCACGGGTGGCCGAGCTGTGCGAACGCTTCGGCAGCGACACGCTGACCACGGCCTTCGCCGCCATCCTGAAAGGCGCCGCCGACGAGCTTCGCGCGGCGCTGGCGGCTCTGCCCGCCGGCACCGCATCGGCCGAGGGCCTGTTCGACTCGGACGGCATCGACATCGACAAGCCGGTGCGCCTGGCGGTGACCATCACGGTCGAGGACGGCTCGGCGCACTTCGACTTCTCGGACAGCGGCCCCCAGGCGCGCGGTCCGATCAATCTGCGCCCGCCCATGGTCGAAGCCTGCGTGTTCTATTCGCTGCTGGGCAGCCTGGGGCCGCACCTGCACTTCAACGACGGCATGCGCGACGTGCTGACCTTCACCTACGCGCCGCGCACGGTCACCAATTCCGAGGCGCCCGCGCCAGTGTCGAACTACCAGATGACCAACCTGAAGCTGGTGGACGTGATCATCGAGGCGCTGGCGCATTTCAATCCGGGACGCGCCGCCGCCAACGCCGGCTCGTCCAGCGCGCTGGGCATCCTGTGGTCGCGCGGCCGGCAGGGCCAATCGAACCTGCAATACGAGATCATGGGTTCGGCCTACGGCGGCGGCATGGGACACGACGGCGCCTCCGCCACCGCCACCCACCTGAGCAACCTGCACATCACGCCGATCGAGATCCTGGAGTCGGAGAATCCCTGCCGCATCCGCCGCTTCGAACTGGTGGCGGATTCGGGCGGCGCCGGCCAGTGGCGCGGCGGCCTGAGCTACCAGCGCGAGTACGAGCTGCTGGAAGACGCCGTGGTGATCCGGCGCTTCGACCGCGCGCGCCACGCGCCCAACGGCCTGAACGGCGGTGCGGCAGGCAGCCGCAGCCGCTTCGTCCTGCGCCCGGGCACCGACGCCCAGCACGAGGCCACGCAGTCGGGCCGCTTCGAGCTCAAGGCCGGTGACCGCTTCGTGCTGCAGAGCGCGGGCGGCGGCGGCTTCGGCGATCCGGCCAGGCGCAGTCCCGCGGCGGTGGCCGCCGACGTGGCCGAGGGCTATGTATCGGCCACGGCAGCGCGCGAACAGTACGGGCAATCGCTTTCTTCTTCATTCGACAACGCGAGGAATCCATGA